One window of Balneolales bacterium ANBcel1 genomic DNA carries:
- a CDS encoding 4Fe-4S dicluster domain-containing protein: MRAKALKAGRVVISLLFLIFTGFLFLDFAGTFSSSLINGITWIQFVPSLIKFLNLISFLTLGFLVVVAATLLFGRIYCSTVCPLGVLQDVVSWISKQYTRIRGRRVRYRPSPPKNLLRYGLLAITVVTFLSGSIFLLNLLDPFSLFGKIFSGLVRPVYFWMNNMAAWVLQSHDIYTLYDVETRRMTAAPLVFPAFMLGLVVWLSFTRGRLYCNTVCPVGSFLGLLSKKAMYRIEIDDDLCNHCAKCSLNCKAECIDLKNNEVDFSRCVGCFNCLKVCSRQGIDYKNQWFSSGKKKGTDVARNDTEAPPVVGPARDGVHYCGTDRRKFLYHLSGWLAGGTALSSVSATKAAQPNDRRDEVDVEVTRPSTIPEQKNHPVSPPGSVGLDHFRDNCTACQLCVSACPTRVLQPSFLEHGFTGMMQPRMDFHASYCSFDCVICTEICPTGALLPLGMEEKHLSQLGVVRLELDNCVVKAEGTACGACAEHCPTQAVRMVPWQDGLTLPEIHPEHCVGCGGCEYICPTRPYRAIYVDGNQVHAKATPPVFEELDYEEPEEDFPF, encoded by the coding sequence ATGCGAGCTAAAGCGCTGAAGGCAGGCCGGGTGGTCATCTCCCTGCTGTTTCTGATATTCACCGGCTTCCTGTTTCTGGATTTTGCCGGCACGTTTTCATCATCCCTGATCAACGGAATAACCTGGATTCAGTTTGTCCCGTCGCTGATCAAGTTTCTGAATCTGATCAGCTTTCTGACACTCGGCTTTCTGGTGGTGGTGGCGGCGACCCTCCTGTTTGGCAGGATTTACTGCTCCACGGTCTGCCCGCTTGGAGTGCTTCAGGATGTGGTCTCCTGGATTTCTAAACAGTACACCCGCATCAGAGGCAGGCGTGTTCGCTATCGCCCGTCACCTCCGAAGAATTTGCTTCGTTACGGTTTGCTGGCAATCACCGTGGTCACGTTTTTGTCCGGCAGTATTTTTCTTCTGAATCTTCTGGATCCGTTCAGCCTGTTCGGGAAAATATTTTCCGGACTGGTGAGGCCCGTCTATTTCTGGATGAACAACATGGCGGCCTGGGTTTTGCAGTCGCACGACATCTACACGCTGTATGATGTGGAGACACGCCGCATGACAGCCGCGCCGCTGGTGTTTCCGGCATTTATGCTCGGATTGGTCGTCTGGCTTTCGTTTACCAGGGGCCGTCTCTACTGTAATACGGTATGCCCGGTAGGTAGCTTTCTCGGACTCCTTTCGAAAAAAGCGATGTATCGCATCGAAATTGATGACGATCTTTGCAACCACTGCGCCAAGTGCTCGCTGAATTGCAAGGCGGAGTGTATTGACCTGAAAAATAACGAGGTCGATTTCAGCCGCTGCGTGGGATGTTTCAACTGTCTGAAGGTCTGCTCCCGGCAGGGAATTGACTACAAAAACCAGTGGTTTTCGTCCGGTAAGAAGAAAGGGACGGATGTTGCCCGGAATGACACGGAGGCACCTCCCGTTGTCGGGCCGGCACGTGACGGTGTCCACTACTGCGGTACCGACCGGCGCAAGTTCCTCTACCACCTTTCGGGGTGGCTCGCCGGCGGCACGGCGTTATCCAGCGTTTCGGCAACGAAAGCCGCGCAGCCAAACGACCGGCGGGATGAGGTCGATGTTGAGGTAACCCGCCCGTCTACTATCCCCGAACAGAAAAATCATCCCGTCTCACCCCCGGGATCGGTCGGCCTCGACCACTTCAGGGATAACTGCACAGCCTGCCAGCTCTGTGTGAGCGCCTGCCCGACCAGGGTGCTGCAGCCCTCGTTTCTGGAACACGGGTTTACGGGGATGATGCAGCCCCGCATGGATTTCCACGCCAGTTACTGCAGCTTTGATTGCGTGATCTGCACGGAAATTTGTCCGACCGGTGCCCTGCTTCCTCTGGGTATGGAGGAGAAGCATCTCAGCCAGCTCGGGGTGGTTCGTCTGGAACTTGACAATTGCGTGGTAAAAGCGGAGGGCACGGCTTGCGGCGCATGCGCGGAACACTGCCCCACACAGGCCGTGCGCATGGTACCCTGGCAGGACGGCCTCACCCTCCCGGAAATTCATCCGGAGCATTGTGTCGGATGCGGTGGATGTGAGTATATCTGTCCGACCCGACCCTATCGCGCAATTTATGTTGACGGCAACCAGGTCCATGCCAAAGCCACCCCGCCCGTGTTTGAAGAGCTGGATTACGAGGAGCCGGAGGAGGATTTCCCGTTCTGA
- a CDS encoding DUF362 domain-containing protein — translation MKRRDFILKTIGAGVFLGTSAGIGKHATALASDSNGLPYDLVAIRGGGAAEMFERGIAALGGMEKFVQPGQSVVIKPNASFDLPPERAANTNPELVGRIVKHCLEAGASRVRVFDHTLDNWRECYSRSGIEKAVTEAGGQMVPANAERFYREVEIPRGKRLTSTKEHELLQDSDVYINVPVLKHHGGASLSVAMKNMMGNVWDRVYYHRNDLHQCITDYATYRKPDLNIVDAYRVMMRNGPRGTSVEDVVTMEAQVISTDVVAADAASSLLFGLQPGEVGHIRIGQEMGIGTLDLENLNISRLRI, via the coding sequence ATGAAACGAAGAGATTTTATTCTTAAAACCATTGGCGCCGGAGTATTTCTGGGCACATCCGCAGGTATCGGAAAGCACGCGACGGCACTGGCCTCCGACTCCAACGGTCTGCCGTATGACCTTGTTGCCATTCGTGGCGGCGGAGCTGCGGAAATGTTCGAACGCGGAATTGCGGCATTAGGCGGGATGGAAAAATTTGTACAGCCGGGTCAATCGGTGGTCATAAAACCCAATGCCAGCTTCGATCTGCCGCCGGAAAGGGCCGCCAATACCAATCCGGAACTGGTTGGCCGGATCGTCAAGCATTGCCTGGAGGCCGGGGCCAGCCGGGTGCGGGTATTTGATCACACCCTCGACAACTGGCGAGAATGCTATTCCCGAAGCGGTATCGAAAAGGCGGTGACCGAAGCCGGCGGACAAATGGTGCCGGCCAATGCCGAACGGTTTTACAGGGAGGTCGAAATTCCCAGGGGAAAGCGCCTTACCAGCACCAAAGAGCATGAGCTGCTTCAGGATTCGGATGTCTATATCAATGTTCCGGTGCTGAAGCACCATGGCGGGGCCTCGCTCAGCGTTGCCATGAAGAACATGATGGGCAATGTCTGGGATCGTGTGTACTACCACCGCAACGACCTCCATCAGTGCATCACCGACTATGCCACCTATCGCAAACCGGACCTCAATATTGTGGATGCCTATCGGGTTATGATGCGAAACGGACCCAGAGGCACTTCCGTGGAGGATGTCGTGACCATGGAGGCGCAGGTGATTTCCACCGACGTGGTCGCCGCCGACGCGGCCTCAAGCCTGCTGTTCGGTCTTCAGCCCGGGGAAGTCGGCCACATCCGTATCGGCCAGGAAATGGGGATCGGAACCCTGGATCTGGAAAATCTGAATATCAGCAGATTGCGCATTTGA
- the larC gene encoding nickel pincer cofactor biosynthesis protein LarC, protein MKVLYYDCFAGISGDMHLGAMIDAGVDPDHLINELKKLPLSGYRLNICRDQRKSIEGTRVDVVLDGPLNAGNGDSVDGNEGHNHGHHDHDHNHGHSGHHHHDHSHDHDHSHDHHHGDTHGHSHDDTHGHSAHGHDHGDHHHHPHRNLADIREIVHSSELPEATKKRAMSMFLLIAEAEAKIHGVSIDEIHFHEVGAVDSIVDITGAAICLEYLKPDRILSSTVELGSGMVRCAHGIMPVPAPATSEILKNIPVRTGTARHEATTPTGAAILAANVNAFTDTLAFTPHRTAYGIGQRDTNIPNILRIHIGEMEEADDTGLLHMIECNIDDMNPEFHDHVMEKLFKTGARDVYLTPVIMKKSRPAVVLSVLCDAALQEEITETLLLHTTTLGVRNYPVSRVTLDREITRISTSLGDVTIKQTWHKGRLLKWKPEYEDCKILADKHEIPLREVCRIVEAEAAQQLETKAGK, encoded by the coding sequence ATGAAAGTACTTTATTATGACTGTTTCGCGGGTATCTCCGGCGACATGCACCTGGGTGCGATGATTGATGCCGGGGTGGATCCGGATCACCTCATCAACGAACTGAAGAAACTGCCTCTGAGCGGCTATCGGCTTAATATCTGCCGGGATCAGCGCAAAAGTATTGAAGGTACCCGGGTAGATGTGGTACTGGATGGCCCACTTAACGCCGGGAACGGGGACAGTGTTGATGGCAACGAGGGACATAATCACGGCCACCACGACCATGATCACAACCATGGGCACAGCGGCCATCATCATCATGACCACAGCCATGACCACGATCACTCCCATGATCATCATCACGGCGACACTCACGGACACAGCCACGATGACACTCACGGACACTCTGCCCACGGACATGATCACGGCGACCATCATCATCACCCGCATCGCAACCTTGCCGATATCCGCGAAATCGTACACAGCAGCGAACTGCCCGAAGCGACAAAAAAACGTGCCATGAGCATGTTTCTGCTTATAGCCGAAGCGGAAGCGAAAATCCACGGGGTCTCCATCGATGAGATTCACTTTCACGAAGTCGGAGCCGTAGACTCGATAGTGGACATTACCGGGGCTGCCATATGCCTGGAGTATCTGAAACCGGACCGCATACTGAGCTCCACCGTCGAATTAGGCAGCGGCATGGTGCGTTGCGCCCATGGCATCATGCCTGTCCCCGCGCCGGCGACATCGGAGATTCTGAAGAACATCCCCGTGCGAACCGGCACGGCCCGGCACGAGGCCACCACTCCTACCGGCGCCGCGATCCTTGCCGCCAATGTGAATGCGTTCACCGATACTCTGGCTTTCACACCTCATCGCACCGCATATGGTATTGGTCAGCGCGACACCAACATCCCCAACATCCTGAGGATTCATATCGGCGAAATGGAGGAAGCGGACGATACCGGGCTGCTGCACATGATCGAATGCAACATCGACGACATGAACCCGGAGTTCCACGATCATGTGATGGAGAAATTGTTCAAAACCGGAGCACGTGACGTATATCTGACTCCGGTCATAATGAAGAAAAGCCGTCCGGCTGTAGTTCTGAGCGTACTGTGTGATGCCGCCCTGCAGGAAGAGATCACCGAAACCCTGCTCCTTCACACAACCACTCTGGGTGTCAGGAATTACCCGGTCTCGCGCGTCACACTCGACAGGGAAATCACCAGAATCAGCACTTCCCTGGGGGATGTGACCATCAAGCAAACGTGGCACAAAGGCCGGCTCCTGAAATGGAAGCCGGAATACGAGGACTGTAAAATATTGGCGGACAAGCATGAAATCCCCCTTCGCGAGGTCTGCCGTATCGTGGAAGCGGAAGCCGCTCAGCAATTGGAAACAAAAGCAGGGAAATAA
- the larE gene encoding ATP-dependent sacrificial sulfur transferase LarE, whose translation MAIDQPTQNGRSTSEKYADLLEILRNCGKTAVAFSGGVDSTFLLAAAGEAPTEKLVALTMKQPYFQQRELEEAAAFVKDFGVEHRVIEAPVDPRIMENPPNRCYLCKTATFKKFRKELDYMGFDTLLDGTNADDTHEYRPGLQAIEEQRVRSPLMEAGLTKNDIRLLSREMGLPIWDKPSNTCLVTRIPYNTKVLNEDLRQIEEAEFYLKEKGFLVVRVRKHGDLARIEVEPELIARLAKPEIMNATVAYFKKLGFRHVSLDLEGYMTGSMDKAILETSQTGAAR comes from the coding sequence ATGGCCATCGACCAACCGACTCAAAACGGGCGCAGCACATCCGAAAAGTACGCCGATCTATTGGAAATCCTGCGCAATTGCGGAAAAACCGCAGTCGCCTTTTCCGGAGGGGTTGACAGTACGTTCCTGCTGGCCGCTGCCGGTGAGGCGCCAACCGAAAAGCTGGTCGCCCTCACCATGAAACAGCCCTATTTCCAGCAGCGTGAACTGGAAGAAGCCGCTGCCTTTGTGAAGGACTTCGGGGTGGAACACCGTGTGATCGAGGCACCGGTCGATCCCCGCATCATGGAAAATCCACCGAACCGGTGTTATCTCTGCAAGACAGCGACATTTAAGAAATTTCGCAAGGAGCTCGATTACATGGGGTTCGACACGCTGCTGGACGGGACCAATGCCGATGACACCCACGAATACCGGCCGGGCCTTCAGGCCATTGAGGAACAGCGGGTACGGAGTCCGTTGATGGAGGCGGGCCTGACCAAAAACGACATCCGTCTGCTTTCCAGGGAAATGGGGCTGCCGATCTGGGACAAACCCTCCAATACGTGCCTGGTCACCCGCATCCCGTACAATACGAAAGTACTCAACGAGGATCTGCGTCAGATTGAAGAGGCCGAGTTCTATCTCAAAGAGAAAGGATTCCTTGTTGTGCGTGTCAGGAAGCACGGCGACCTTGCCCGGATTGAGGTGGAGCCCGAACTGATTGCCCGCCTTGCCAAACCGGAAATCATGAATGCGACGGTAGCCTATTTCAAGAAACTCGGCTTCCGCCATGTGTCACTTGACCTGGAGGGATACATGACAGGCAGCATGGACAAAGCCATTCTTGAAACATCACAAACCGGCGCTGCCCGGTAA
- the larB gene encoding nickel pincer cofactor biosynthesis protein LarB: MNRKTLETLLNSVRKGEVKIEDAIEKISDLPFRELGYAKIDHHRELRTGYPEIVFGQGKTREQIAGIVRSLHTSGSNVLVTRTGPEPHQDILEFCAHAEYHPEARCITIRNRDPQLTETTIGVITAGTSDIPVAEEAAVTAEIFDNRVHRIYDVGVAGIHRLFERLDTIRQARVLIVIAGMEGALPSVVGGLVDKPVIAVPTSIGYGANFGGISALLGMLTSCASGISVVNIDNGFGAAYQASMINSIGTRGSRQ, encoded by the coding sequence ATGAACAGAAAAACACTGGAAACACTGCTCAACAGCGTCAGAAAAGGAGAAGTTAAGATAGAAGACGCGATTGAAAAAATCTCTGATCTGCCTTTCAGGGAACTGGGCTATGCCAAAATTGACCATCACCGGGAACTGCGCACAGGCTATCCCGAAATTGTCTTTGGTCAGGGTAAAACCAGGGAGCAAATCGCCGGTATCGTCCGTTCACTGCACACATCGGGCAGCAACGTTTTGGTAACGCGCACCGGTCCCGAACCGCATCAGGATATCCTGGAGTTCTGCGCCCATGCGGAATATCACCCCGAGGCACGCTGCATCACCATCCGCAACCGCGATCCTCAACTCACCGAAACCACTATTGGCGTTATTACTGCGGGAACCTCCGATATCCCCGTAGCCGAGGAAGCCGCGGTGACCGCCGAGATTTTTGACAACCGGGTGCATCGAATTTATGATGTCGGTGTAGCCGGTATTCACCGGCTGTTTGAAAGGCTCGACACCATCCGGCAGGCGCGTGTTTTGATTGTGATTGCGGGCATGGAGGGCGCGCTGCCAAGTGTGGTCGGCGGACTGGTAGACAAACCTGTAATCGCCGTGCCGACCAGCATTGGATATGGAGCAAATTTCGGCGGCATATCGGCCTTGCTGGGCATGCTTACCAGCTGTGCCAGCGGCATCAGCGTCGTCAACATCGATAACGGTTTCGGAGCCGCTTACCAAGCCTCGATGATCAACAGTATCGGCACACGCGGCAGCCGTCAGTAA
- a CDS encoding isoaspartyl peptidase/L-asparaginase, translated as MKSIDQKEYAIALHAGAGVISRDIDSDVRDGYLASLEEALIIGRDLLSNGASSLDAVETVIRYLEDDERFNAGRGAVFTSEGKHELDASIMSGADLDAGAVTGVRTVRNPISLARKVMEESRHVMFAGDGAEQFADQTGLERVENSFFSTERRRQQLERAQEQAEVWLDHSDEKQDARASETTSSSARGKAGNAGDGRYSTVGVAALDRDGNLAAGTSTGGMTNKMPGRIGDSPVIAAGTYADNNSCAVSATGHGEKFIRNAVAYQICAIMEYRGATLEEAARTVIHGKLDEGDGGIIAVDRFGNISMEFSSPGMFRGAADSEGRFEVAIWN; from the coding sequence ATGAAATCGATCGATCAAAAAGAGTACGCCATCGCCCTGCATGCCGGAGCCGGTGTGATCTCACGCGACATCGATTCCGATGTCCGTGACGGTTACCTTGCTTCGCTGGAAGAGGCACTGATCATCGGCCGTGACCTCCTCTCCAACGGAGCTTCCAGCCTGGATGCCGTCGAAACGGTCATCCGATACCTGGAAGACGACGAGCGTTTCAATGCGGGACGAGGGGCCGTTTTTACAAGCGAAGGAAAGCACGAACTGGACGCCTCCATTATGTCGGGGGCGGATCTGGATGCCGGTGCGGTAACTGGCGTGCGAACGGTGCGAAATCCTATCTCACTGGCGCGTAAGGTTATGGAAGAGAGCCGCCACGTCATGTTTGCCGGCGACGGAGCCGAGCAGTTCGCCGATCAAACCGGACTTGAACGGGTTGAAAACAGCTTTTTCAGCACCGAACGGCGCCGGCAGCAGCTGGAACGTGCACAGGAGCAGGCCGAAGTATGGCTGGATCACAGCGACGAGAAACAAGACGCGCGGGCTTCCGAAACCACATCGTCCTCTGCCAGGGGTAAAGCCGGTAACGCCGGCGATGGACGCTACAGCACGGTTGGCGTGGCTGCACTGGACCGCGACGGCAACCTGGCTGCAGGCACATCCACAGGGGGCATGACCAACAAGATGCCCGGCCGGATCGGCGACTCTCCCGTTATTGCCGCCGGAACCTATGCCGACAATAACTCCTGCGCGGTATCCGCCACCGGGCACGGCGAAAAATTCATTCGCAATGCGGTGGCCTATCAAATTTGCGCCATCATGGAATACCGGGGAGCCACCCTTGAAGAGGCCGCTCGGACCGTCATCCACGGTAAACTGGATGAAGGCGACGGCGGGATTATCGCCGTGGACAGGTTTGGAAACATTTCGATGGAATTCAGTTCTCCCGGGATGTTCCGCGGAGCCGCCGATTCCGAAGGCCGGTTTGAAGTCGCCATCTGGAATTAA